One genomic segment of Mycolicibacterium gilvum includes these proteins:
- a CDS encoding cytochrome P450: protein MTAISTPEYLLDQAKRRLKPTPVTIPGMGAIEKRLLEKQWDEIILAEPPAGSGLKAVRGDNGLPIVAHMIEMFRGGPDFILHQYRKYGPVYYSGSQVLPAVGALGPDATQAVFSNRNKDFSQRAWDPVIGPFFEGGLMLRDFEDHMYHRRIMQEAFTRSRLTGYVEHIDQVASAVIANDWVADDRRFLFYPAVKELTLDIASVVFMGHKAGTDKQLVTTVNEAFTTTTRAGNAIVRKPVPPLSWWRGIRARKTLEDYFNAGIAEKRRSESTDMFSVLCHAQDEDGQSFTDQDVVSHMIFLMMAAHDTSTSTLTTMAYHLAANPEWQDRCREESERIGDGPLDIEALEKLETYDLVINEALRMVTPLPFNFREAVRDTELLGYYIPAGTAIMTWPALNHRLPELWTDPEKFDPARFAEPRNEHKKHRYAFAPFGGGAHKCIGMVFGQLEIKTVMHRLLRKYRLEPVSPNYRPRYDHGGMAVPIDGMPIVLRPLH, encoded by the coding sequence ATGACTGCGATCTCAACCCCGGAATACCTCCTTGATCAGGCGAAACGACGCCTGAAGCCGACTCCGGTGACGATCCCGGGCATGGGCGCGATCGAAAAGCGCCTTCTGGAGAAGCAGTGGGACGAGATCATCCTGGCCGAGCCGCCTGCCGGAAGCGGCCTCAAAGCGGTCAGGGGCGACAACGGGCTGCCGATCGTCGCGCACATGATCGAGATGTTCCGCGGCGGACCGGACTTCATCCTGCACCAGTACCGCAAGTACGGACCTGTCTACTACTCCGGCTCGCAGGTGCTGCCCGCAGTGGGCGCGCTCGGCCCCGACGCCACCCAGGCGGTGTTCTCCAACCGCAACAAGGACTTCTCACAGCGCGCATGGGATCCGGTGATCGGACCGTTCTTCGAAGGCGGCCTGATGCTGCGCGACTTCGAGGACCACATGTACCACCGCCGGATCATGCAGGAGGCGTTCACCCGCAGCCGGCTGACCGGGTACGTCGAGCACATCGATCAGGTCGCCTCTGCGGTGATCGCGAACGACTGGGTGGCCGACGACCGTCGGTTCCTGTTCTACCCCGCGGTCAAAGAGCTGACGCTCGACATCGCGTCGGTCGTGTTCATGGGCCACAAGGCCGGTACCGACAAGCAACTGGTGACCACCGTCAACGAGGCGTTCACCACCACCACCCGGGCGGGCAACGCGATCGTGCGCAAGCCGGTGCCGCCGCTGAGCTGGTGGCGGGGTATCCGGGCGCGCAAGACGCTGGAGGACTACTTCAACGCCGGGATCGCCGAGAAGCGCCGCTCCGAGAGCACCGACATGTTCAGCGTGCTGTGCCATGCGCAGGACGAGGACGGCCAGAGCTTCACCGACCAGGACGTCGTCAGTCACATGATCTTCCTGATGATGGCCGCACACGACACCTCGACCTCCACGCTGACCACGATGGCCTACCACCTCGCGGCCAATCCGGAGTGGCAGGACCGCTGCCGCGAGGAGTCCGAGCGGATCGGTGACGGCCCGCTGGACATCGAGGCGCTCGAAAAGCTCGAAACCTACGACCTGGTGATCAACGAAGCGTTGCGGATGGTGACGCCGCTGCCGTTCAACTTCCGCGAGGCCGTCCGGGACACCGAGTTGCTCGGGTACTACATCCCGGCCGGCACCGCGATCATGACATGGCCCGCGCTCAACCACCGGCTGCCGGAGCTGTGGACCGATCCGGAGAAGTTCGATCCGGCACGCTTCGCCGAACCGCGCAACGAGCACAAGAAGCACCGCTACGCGTTCGCGCCGTTCGGCGGTGGCGCACACAAGTGCATCGGCATGGTCTTCGGCCAGTTGGAGATCAAGACGGTGATGCACCGGTTGCTGCGCAAGTACCGGCTCGAGCCCGTCAGCCCGAACTACCGGCCGCGCTACGACCACGGCGGGATGGCGGTGCCGATCGACGGCATGCCGATCGTGCTGCGCCCACTGCACTGA
- a CDS encoding TetR/AcrR family transcriptional regulator: MTAEPAPTDLRRSRGDRQRDAIVTAVRELLHERPFAELSVSTISERAGVARSGFYFYFDSKYAVLAVIIAEAMAELDQLTHSFAPRDEAESPSEFAKRMVGYAAIVFASNDPIMRACNLARSTDAQIREIMDDFQNTVVEKIVGLVGRDAGARPISDDLPALVRVMIAVTSSTLAHDSAFVGRDGDPARALAVVERLWESSLWGGQ, from the coding sequence ATGACGGCCGAACCCGCACCGACAGACCTGCGTCGCAGCAGAGGCGACAGGCAGCGGGACGCGATCGTGACGGCCGTGCGGGAACTCCTTCACGAGCGTCCATTCGCCGAGCTGTCGGTCAGCACGATCAGTGAGCGCGCCGGGGTGGCACGGTCGGGCTTCTACTTCTACTTCGACTCCAAGTACGCGGTGCTCGCGGTGATCATCGCCGAGGCGATGGCCGAACTGGACCAGCTCACCCACAGTTTCGCGCCGCGTGACGAGGCCGAGTCGCCGTCGGAGTTCGCCAAGCGGATGGTCGGATACGCAGCGATCGTCTTCGCGTCGAACGACCCGATCATGCGTGCCTGCAACCTCGCGCGGAGCACCGATGCCCAGATCCGCGAGATCATGGACGACTTCCAGAACACCGTCGTCGAGAAGATCGTCGGCCTGGTCGGCCGCGACGCGGGCGCCCGGCCGATCTCCGATGACCTGCCCGCGCTGGTGCGGGTGATGATCGCGGTGACGTCCTCGACGCTCGCACACGACAGCGCTTTCGTGGGCCGTGACGGGGATCCGGCGCGCGCCCTCGCCGTCGTGGAACGGTTGTGGGAGAGCAGCCTGTGGGGCGGCCAGTAG
- a CDS encoding SDR family oxidoreductase, translated as MAQRSGSDRFSGKRCFVTGAASGIGRATALKLAARGAELYLTDRDADGLALTVADARALGGVVAEHRALDISDHDAVVAFADDIHSRHPAMDVVMNIAGISAWGTVDKLTHDDWTSLININLMGPIHVIETFVPPMMEARRGGHLVNVSSAAGIVALPWHAAYSASKYGLRGLSEVLRFDLARYRIGVSVVVPGAVRTPLVDTVRIAGVDRDDPRVQKWTNRFSGHAVSPDVAADKILDGVARNRYLIYTSLDIRALYLFKRTMWLPYSIAMKQVNPLFTRALRPKTKQR; from the coding sequence ATGGCGCAGCGGAGCGGATCTGACAGGTTCTCCGGTAAACGATGCTTCGTGACCGGCGCGGCCAGCGGCATCGGGCGGGCGACTGCCCTCAAACTCGCCGCGAGGGGTGCTGAGCTCTATCTCACCGACCGGGACGCCGACGGTCTGGCGCTGACGGTCGCCGACGCCCGCGCACTCGGCGGAGTCGTCGCTGAGCATCGCGCGCTCGACATCTCCGACCACGACGCCGTGGTCGCGTTCGCCGACGACATCCACTCCCGGCATCCCGCGATGGACGTGGTCATGAACATCGCCGGCATCTCGGCGTGGGGAACTGTCGACAAGCTGACCCACGACGACTGGACCTCGCTGATCAACATCAACCTGATGGGCCCGATCCACGTCATCGAGACCTTCGTACCGCCGATGATGGAGGCTCGCCGTGGCGGGCACCTGGTCAACGTGTCGTCGGCGGCCGGCATCGTGGCGCTGCCCTGGCACGCCGCCTACAGTGCCAGCAAGTACGGGTTGCGGGGTCTGTCCGAGGTGCTGCGGTTCGACCTCGCCCGCTACCGCATCGGGGTCTCGGTGGTGGTGCCTGGTGCCGTGCGGACACCGCTCGTGGACACGGTGCGTATCGCCGGCGTCGACCGCGACGACCCGCGAGTCCAGAAGTGGACCAACAGATTCTCCGGGCACGCCGTGTCACCGGACGTGGCCGCCGACAAGATCCTCGACGGTGTGGCCAGGAACCGCTATCTCATCTACACCTCACTCGACATCCGTGCGCTGTACCTGTTCAAACGCACCATGTGGCTGCCGTACAGCATCGCGATGAAGCAGGTGAATCCGTTGTTCACCCGGGCGCTGCGCCCGAAGACCAAGCAACGCTGA
- a CDS encoding AAA family ATPase: MLETVAIRGYRSLRDLVLPLRRLTVITGANGTGKSSLYRALRLLADCGRGEVIGSFAREGGVASALWAGPEHLGGARRTGTAQGGPRSRSVSIELGYAGDDFGYLIDLGLPQATETAFGRDPEIKRELVFAGPVARSTTTLVRRVRGMVEVASDTGRGFDELARNLPAHRSVLTDWAGASPELAMVRERLRNWRFYDGFRADADAPARRPQVGTRTPVLADDGSDLAAAIQTILETGNGDLARAVDAAFDGATVSVAITDGLFDLQLHQRGMLRPLRSAEISDGTLRFLLWAAALLSPQPPSLMVLNEPETSLHPDLVPPLARLIGEAATRTQLVVVTHSAMLRECLGAEPIGTDGDAWEIELYKDWGETRVGDQDLSTMPPWDWGRR, from the coding sequence ATGCTGGAGACCGTCGCCATCCGTGGGTACCGCTCGTTGCGTGACCTCGTGCTGCCCCTGCGCCGGCTCACCGTCATCACCGGCGCCAACGGCACCGGTAAGTCTTCGCTGTACCGGGCCCTTCGGCTGCTCGCCGACTGCGGCCGGGGCGAGGTGATCGGATCGTTCGCGCGCGAGGGTGGAGTCGCGTCGGCACTGTGGGCCGGGCCCGAACATCTCGGTGGCGCGCGCCGCACCGGAACAGCGCAGGGCGGCCCCCGGAGCCGGTCGGTGTCCATCGAACTCGGCTATGCCGGTGACGATTTCGGCTACCTGATCGATCTCGGCCTGCCGCAGGCCACCGAGACCGCGTTCGGACGCGACCCCGAGATCAAACGGGAACTCGTGTTCGCCGGCCCGGTGGCCCGCAGCACCACCACCCTGGTGCGCCGGGTGCGCGGCATGGTCGAGGTCGCCTCGGACACCGGCCGTGGTTTCGACGAACTCGCGCGCAACCTTCCCGCACACCGCAGCGTGCTGACCGATTGGGCGGGTGCGTCGCCCGAGCTCGCCATGGTCCGTGAGCGGCTGCGCAACTGGCGCTTCTATGACGGCTTCCGCGCCGACGCCGATGCCCCGGCACGTCGACCCCAGGTCGGTACCCGCACACCGGTTCTGGCCGACGACGGCTCCGACCTGGCCGCGGCGATCCAGACGATCTTGGAGACCGGGAACGGTGATCTCGCGCGCGCCGTCGATGCCGCCTTCGACGGTGCGACGGTGTCGGTCGCGATCACCGACGGCCTGTTCGATCTCCAGTTGCACCAGCGCGGCATGCTGAGACCGCTGCGCAGCGCCGAGATATCCGACGGCACATTGCGTTTCCTGCTCTGGGCGGCCGCGTTGCTGAGCCCGCAACCCCCGTCACTGATGGTGCTCAACGAGCCGGAGACCTCACTGCATCCCGACCTGGTGCCACCCCTGGCCCGCCTCATCGGCGAGGCGGCGACACGGACTCAGCTCGTCGTGGTCACCCACTCGGCGATGCTGCGAGAATGCCTGGGCGCCGAGCCCATCGGTACGGACGGCGACGCGTGGGAGATCGAACTGTACAAGGACTGGGGCGAGACCAGGGTCGGCGATCAGGACCTGTCGACGATGCCCCCGTGGGACTGGGGCAGGCGGTAA
- a CDS encoding GAF domain-containing protein codes for MASQVPGFDERLDDALVDEAARAGEPVDVFIARAVAARIAVEMARRSDPDLDGILRRLRLMDLSPPRPGLPADTGSVIADPERLQALYETGLLDERRGPVLDRIVEMTVAALAVPTAVVSLVDRDSVYLPSAIGMPGVLAAARQVSLERSISRPIVATGEPVIVEDARSHPALRDHPMVLDGFVVGFAAMPITNSGGHTIGTLAVWDSTPRRWTDGHIQILEDFTAIICDRIFGRGAA; via the coding sequence ATGGCGTCGCAGGTCCCGGGTTTCGACGAGCGCCTCGATGACGCACTTGTCGACGAGGCCGCGCGGGCGGGTGAGCCCGTCGACGTCTTCATCGCCCGCGCCGTCGCCGCGCGGATCGCCGTCGAGATGGCGCGCCGAAGCGACCCGGACCTCGACGGCATCCTGCGCCGGCTGCGGCTCATGGATCTGTCCCCGCCGCGACCGGGTCTGCCCGCCGACACGGGATCCGTCATCGCCGATCCCGAACGGCTGCAGGCCCTCTACGAGACCGGGTTGCTCGACGAGCGGCGGGGACCGGTCCTCGACCGGATCGTGGAGATGACCGTGGCGGCACTCGCCGTGCCGACGGCGGTGGTGTCGTTGGTCGACCGCGACAGCGTGTATCTGCCCAGCGCGATCGGCATGCCAGGTGTCCTCGCCGCGGCCCGGCAGGTCTCCCTGGAGCGGTCGATCTCACGGCCGATCGTCGCGACCGGCGAACCGGTGATCGTCGAGGACGCCCGGTCTCATCCCGCGCTGCGCGACCATCCGATGGTCCTCGACGGCTTCGTCGTCGGGTTCGCCGCGATGCCGATCACGAACTCCGGCGGACACACCATCGGTACGTTGGCGGTCTGGGATTCCACGCCGCGGCGGTGGACCGACGGTCACATCCAGATCCTGGAGGATTTCACCGCGATCATCTGCGATCGCATCTTCGGCAGGGGCGCCGCCTGA
- a CDS encoding DNA polymerase IV: protein MSDPPAAGERDWVLHVDMDQFLASVELQRRPDLVGLPVIVGGNGDPAEPRKVVTCASYEARTFGVHAGMPLRAAARRCPDATFLPSDPEAYDAASDRVMGILRDLGHPVEVWGWDEAYVGARVSDPFALARHIQTVVASQTGLTCSVGISDNKQRAKVATGFGKPAGVHMLTDENWMPVMGDRPVDALWGVGPKTAKKLAAIGITTVADLAGTDSAELTKTFGPTTGLWILLLAKGGGDTTVSAEPWVPRSRSHVITFPQDLTERAAMDEAVTELARRTLDEVIAQQRIVTHVAVTLRTSSFHTRSKIRKLPEPTIDADAVISTATTLLDAFDLQRPVRLLGVRLELAMPSATAARG, encoded by the coding sequence ATGAGCGACCCCCCGGCGGCCGGAGAGCGCGACTGGGTCCTTCACGTCGACATGGATCAGTTCCTCGCCTCGGTGGAACTACAGCGCCGCCCCGACCTGGTCGGCCTCCCGGTGATCGTCGGCGGCAACGGCGATCCGGCCGAGCCACGCAAGGTCGTCACCTGCGCCTCGTACGAGGCCAGGACCTTCGGTGTGCACGCGGGGATGCCGCTGCGCGCCGCGGCCCGCCGCTGTCCCGACGCGACGTTTCTGCCGTCCGATCCGGAGGCCTACGACGCGGCCTCGGACAGGGTGATGGGAATCCTGCGCGATCTCGGCCATCCCGTGGAGGTCTGGGGCTGGGACGAGGCATATGTCGGTGCGCGCGTGTCGGATCCGTTCGCGCTCGCCCGGCACATCCAGACTGTCGTCGCATCGCAGACGGGTCTGACGTGTTCGGTCGGGATCAGCGACAACAAGCAACGCGCCAAGGTCGCGACGGGCTTCGGCAAGCCCGCCGGCGTGCACATGCTCACCGACGAGAACTGGATGCCGGTCATGGGCGACCGGCCCGTCGACGCCCTGTGGGGTGTCGGTCCGAAGACCGCGAAAAAGCTTGCGGCGATCGGCATCACGACGGTCGCGGATCTGGCGGGCACTGACTCTGCAGAGCTCACGAAGACATTCGGACCGACAACGGGACTCTGGATCCTGTTGCTGGCCAAGGGCGGTGGCGATACCACGGTCAGCGCCGAGCCGTGGGTGCCGCGGTCCCGCAGCCACGTCATCACCTTTCCGCAGGATCTGACCGAGCGGGCGGCGATGGACGAAGCCGTCACCGAACTCGCCCGACGCACCCTCGACGAGGTCATCGCGCAGCAGCGGATCGTCACCCACGTCGCCGTGACCCTTCGGACCAGCAGCTTCCACACCAGGTCGAAGATCCGGAAACTGCCGGAACCGACCATCGACGCAGACGCGGTGATCTCGACGGCGACCACTCTGCTCGACGCCTTCGATCTCCAGCGGCCTGTCCGCCTTCTCGGCGTCCGCCTCGAACTGGCGATGCCGTCGGCGACGGCCGCTCGAGGCTGA
- a CDS encoding TetR/AcrR family transcriptional regulator, giving the protein MSAPENRNGLPVLSVAESGPSERAAERGDAARNRVLLLDAARRLVDERGADSVTTDDIANAAGVGKGTLFRRFGSRAGLMIVLLDEDEKAQQHALLFGPPPLGPGAPPLERLLAYGRHRLKFVDTHHALLSDVGRDPQMRFNAPMTLHHSHVRLLLDEAETTGDLDAQAAALLALLDADYVHHQRTDLGRSLESIADAWETVARKLCGT; this is encoded by the coding sequence GTGAGCGCACCCGAGAACCGGAACGGGCTGCCGGTGCTGTCGGTGGCCGAATCCGGCCCCTCCGAGCGCGCCGCCGAACGTGGGGACGCGGCACGCAATCGGGTGCTTCTGCTCGACGCGGCGCGGCGTCTGGTCGACGAACGCGGCGCCGACAGCGTCACCACCGACGACATCGCCAACGCGGCGGGCGTCGGCAAGGGCACGCTGTTCCGCCGCTTCGGCAGCCGTGCGGGCCTGATGATCGTGCTCCTCGACGAAGACGAGAAGGCGCAGCAACACGCGTTGCTGTTCGGCCCACCACCGCTCGGACCGGGCGCACCGCCACTGGAGCGCCTCCTGGCATACGGCCGGCACCGCCTGAAGTTCGTCGACACCCACCATGCGCTGCTCTCCGACGTCGGCCGCGACCCACAGATGCGGTTCAACGCTCCGATGACCCTGCACCACAGCCATGTCCGCCTGCTGCTCGACGAAGCGGAGACGACCGGCGATCTCGATGCCCAGGCCGCCGCTCTGCTCGCACTGCTGGACGCCGACTACGTCCACCATCAACGGACCGACCTGGGACGCTCCCTGGAGAGCATCGCTGATGCGTGGGAGACGGTGGCGCGCAAGCTCTGCGGCACATGA
- a CDS encoding NAD(P)H-dependent oxidoreductase, which translates to MSENGSSTVLVLVGSLREASVNRQLAELAVESAPADVDVEWFDRLGELPFYNEDIDTADVPEPVAALRTAAARADAALVVTPEYNGTIPGVLKNAIDWLSRPYGDSALKDKPLAVVGAALGQYGGVWAHDETRKSFGIAGPRVVDGLELSIPTKTLDGKHPRESDDVVARLRDILGKLVAEID; encoded by the coding sequence ATGTCCGAGAACGGCAGCAGCACGGTACTGGTTCTTGTCGGAAGTCTGCGCGAAGCGTCGGTGAACCGTCAGCTCGCCGAGCTCGCCGTGGAGTCCGCGCCGGCGGATGTCGACGTGGAGTGGTTCGACCGGCTCGGTGAACTTCCGTTCTACAACGAGGACATCGACACCGCCGACGTCCCGGAACCGGTCGCCGCACTGCGGACCGCCGCCGCCCGTGCCGATGCCGCCCTGGTCGTCACGCCGGAGTACAACGGCACGATCCCCGGCGTGTTGAAGAACGCCATCGACTGGCTCTCCCGCCCCTACGGCGACAGTGCGTTGAAGGACAAGCCGCTCGCGGTCGTCGGTGCAGCGCTGGGTCAGTACGGCGGTGTGTGGGCCCACGATGAGACGCGCAAGTCTTTCGGTATCGCAGGTCCGCGGGTGGTCGACGGCCTCGAGCTCTCGATCCCCACCAAGACGCTCGACGGCAAGCACCCGCGGGAGAGCGACGACGTGGTGGCGCGCCTGCGCGACATCCTCGGCAAGCTGGTCGCCGAGATCGACTGA
- a CDS encoding redoxin NrdH, whose product MTQPAPVTVYTKPACVQCNATYKALDKQGIAYEVVDISVDTEARDYVMALGYLQAPVVVAGSDHWSGFRPDRIKALAGAVTATA is encoded by the coding sequence ATGACTCAGCCAGCACCCGTCACCGTGTACACCAAGCCGGCCTGCGTGCAGTGCAACGCGACCTACAAGGCGCTCGACAAGCAGGGCATCGCCTACGAGGTCGTGGACATCAGCGTCGACACCGAGGCGCGGGATTACGTGATGGCCCTGGGCTACCTGCAGGCCCCCGTCGTGGTGGCGGGCAGCGACCACTGGTCGGGCTTCCGCCCCGACCGGATCAAGGCGCTCGCCGGCGCGGTCACGGCCACCGCATAG
- the nrdI gene encoding class Ib ribonucleoside-diphosphate reductase assembly flavoprotein NrdI: MANIVYFSSVSENTHRFVQKLELPAIRIPLKDRIRVEEPYVLILPTYGGGHANGPDPDRGGYVPKQVIAFLNDEHNRSLIRGVIAAGNTNFGAEFGYAGVVVSRKCDVPFLYRFELMGTTDDVFAVRAGLQDFWKDQSCPQPSQLQNR; encoded by the coding sequence GTGGCCAACATCGTCTACTTCTCCAGCGTCTCGGAGAACACCCACCGATTCGTCCAGAAGCTGGAACTCCCCGCCATCCGGATCCCGTTGAAGGACCGGATCCGGGTGGAGGAGCCCTACGTGCTCATCCTTCCGACGTACGGCGGCGGGCACGCCAACGGTCCCGATCCCGATCGCGGGGGCTATGTCCCCAAGCAGGTGATCGCGTTCCTCAACGACGAGCACAACCGATCGTTGATCCGCGGCGTCATCGCCGCGGGCAACACCAACTTCGGCGCCGAATTCGGCTACGCGGGGGTCGTCGTCTCCCGAAAGTGTGACGTCCCTTTTCTCTACCGCTTCGAACTCATGGGAACGACGGACGACGTGTTCGCCGTCCGCGCAGGATTACAAGACTTCTGGAAGGACCAGTCGTGCCCCCAACCGTCACAGCTGCAGAACCGTTGA